A genomic region of Gallus gallus isolate bGalGal1 chromosome 19, bGalGal1.mat.broiler.GRCg7b, whole genome shotgun sequence contains the following coding sequences:
- the SERPINF2 gene encoding alpha-2-antiplasmin, whose translation MVLLWGLLLLSLSALHSHPRLPLAHAVEQQHLSSDKAVDLKNLKSGGDEESALPEAIPTLLDAKLADTWETYGTTPSISTSAETEEEESPGDKATAGAVSCHEQEPSGKTLSSEEEGEGEEESCDITWKKSQKLANGLMRFSTDLLREVQQESNGNNVILSPLSIALALSNLALGAANQTEKRLLEAMHLESVPCLHHMLSSLRRRLAGATLSLASRVYLQKGYEVKEEFLEESEKFYGAKPVTLSGSSEDDLTAINKWVKEATNGQIPTFLQQLPGDTVMLLLNAIHFHGFWRNKFDASFTAPDAFHLSDDFVVSVEMMKAQRYPLSWFTLESQDIQVAKFPFKGNMSFVVIVPNQYTWNTSHVLENFPYGQLCRLFPKEVPTTVKIPKITLDYQLELNSVLSHMGLQELFISPNLQKISDEPLFVSSIQHQSTMELKEDGVEASAATGVMISRSLSAFSIDRPFIFILFEEEMGIPLFIGSVKNPNPNAAPQVKELQDLPDATDDNEYTMPK comes from the exons ATGGTGTTGCTCTGGGGTCTGTTGCTGCTCTCCCTATCTGCTCTGCACAGTCATCCAAGG cttccTTTGGCACATGCTGTTGAGCAACAGCATCTCTCCTCAGACAAAGCTGTGGATCTGAAG AACCTGAAAAGTGGTGGAGATGAAGAGTCTGCTCTGCCAGAAGCCATCCCAACCCTGCTGGATGCAAAGCTGGCAGACACCTGGGAGACCTATGGAACAACACCTTCCATCTCCACATCAGCTGAaactgaggaagaggagagccCAGGAGATAAAGCCACAGCTGGGGCTGTCAGCTGTCATGAACAGGAACCCTCTGGGAAAACCCTCTCTtctgaagaggaaggagagggtgAAGAGGAAAGCTGTGACATAACTTGGAAGAAGAGCCAGAAGCTAGCAAATGGGCTGATGAGATTCAGCACTGATCTCCTGAGGGAGGTCCAGCAAGAGTCCAACGGGAACAACGTGATCCTGTCTCCCCTCAGCATTGCCCTTGCCCTGTCTAACCTGGCACTAG GAGCAGCCAATCAGACAGAGAAGCGCCTGCTGGAGGCGATGCACCTGGAATCTGTGCCCTGCCTCCACCACATGCTAAGCAGCCTTCGCAGGAGGCTGGCAGGAGCCACGCTCAGCCTTGCATCACGTGTGTACCTGCAGAAAG GATATGAGGTCAAAGAGGAGTTCCTGGAGGAGTCGGAGAAATTCTATGGGGCAAAGCCTGTGACCCTTTCTGGGAGCAGTGAGGATGACCTCACGGCCATAAACAAGTGGGTAAAGGAGGCAACTAATGGGCAAATACCCACCTTCCTACAGCAGCTCCCTGGAGACACAGTGATGCTCTTGCTCAATGCAATCCATTTCCACG GGTTTTGGAGGAATAAATTTGATGCCAGCTTCACTGCACCAGATGCATTCCACCTCAGTGATGATTTTGTGGTCTCGGTTGAGATGATGAAAGCCCAGCGGTACCCCTTGAGCTGGTTTACATTGGAGTCCCAGGACATTCAG GTGGCCAAGTTTCCCTTTAAGGGTAATATGAGTTTTGTGGTCATTGTACCAAACCAGTACACTTGGAATACCTCTCACGTGCTGGAGAACTTCCCTTATGGACAACTATGCAGGCTTTTCCCCAAAGAGGTGCCCACCACAGTGAAGATACCCAAAATAACATTGGACTACCAGCTGGAACTCAACAGTGTTCTCAGTCACATGG GCCTCCAGGAGCTGTTCATAAGCCCAAATCTCCAGAAGATCTCAGATGAGCCTCTCTTTGTATCCAGTATACAGCATCAGTCTACCATGGAGCTTAAAGAAGATGGGGTGGAAGCCTCTGCTGCTACCGGTGTCATGATATCACGCTCGCTCTCGGCCTTCAGCATAGACCGGCCATTTATCTTCATTctatttgaagaagaaatgggCATCCCACTCTTTATTGGCAGTGTAAAGAACCCTAACCCCAATGCTGCTCCCCAGGTGAAAGAGCTACAGGACTTGCCTGATGCAACAGATGACAATGAGTACACCATGCCCAAATAA